A single window of Lynx canadensis isolate LIC74 chromosome C2, mLynCan4.pri.v2, whole genome shotgun sequence DNA harbors:
- the CBS gene encoding cystathionine beta-synthase isoform X4 — MPSETPQAETGSAGCPHLSGAHLGKGSLEKGPPGDKEAKERLWIRPDAPSKCSWQLGRPVTDSPHHHTVLTESPQILPDILKKIGDTPMVRINKIAKKFGLKCELLAKCEFFNAGGSVKDRISLRMIEDAERAGTLKPGDTIIEPTSGNTGIGLALAAAVKGYRCVIVMPEKMSTEKVDVLRALGAEIVRTPTTARFDSPESHVGVAWRLRNEIPNSHILDQYRNASNPLAHYDTTAEEILQQCDGKLDMLVASAGTGGTITGVARKLKEKCPGCKIIGVDPEGSILAEPEELNQSEQTVYEVEGIGYDFIPTVLDRTVVDKWFKSNDEEAFAFARMLIAQEGLLCGGSAGSAMSVAVKAAQELQEGQRCVVILPDSVRNYMSKFLSDEWMMQKGFLKEEDFTVTKPWWWHLRVQELSLSAPLMVLPTVTCEHTIEILREKGFDQVPVVDESGVILGMVTLGNMLSSLLAGKVQPSDQVRKVLYKQFKQIRLTDPLGKLSHILETDHFALVVHEQIQSRDLALTGVVGGPSDHSNGKSSQRQTVFGVVTAIDLLSFVAARERDRKTKSGSTSEPRPAGATVQL, encoded by the exons ATGCCTTCCGAGACACCCCAAGCAGAAACGGGGTCCGCAGGGTGCCCCCACCTCTCAGGGGCACACCTAGGGAAAGGGAGCCTGGAGAAGGGACCTCCGGGGGACAAGGAAGCCAAGGAGCGCCTGTGGATCCGTCCCGATGCCCCAAGCAAGTGTTCCTGGCAGCTGGGCAGGCCGGTCACTGACTCCCCTCATCACCACACTGTCTT GACCGAATCCCCCCAAATCTTGCCAGACATCCTGAAGAAAATCGGGGACACCCCCATGGTGAGAATCAATAAGATCGCAAAGAAATTCGGCCTCAAGTGCGAGCTCT TGGCCAAGTGTGAGTTCTTCAACGCGGGCGGGAGCGTGAAGGACCGTATCAGCCTGCGCATGATTGAGGACGCCGAGCGGGCCGGGACCCTGAAGCCCGGGGACACCATCATTGAGCCGACGTCCGGGAACACAG GGATCGGGCTGGCCCTGGCTGCCGCCGTGAAGGGTTACCGCTGCGTCATCGTGATGCCGGAGAAGATGAGCACGgagaag GTGGATGTGTTGCGGGCCCTGGGGGCCGAGATTGTGAGGACGCCCACCACGGCCAGATTTGACTCCCCGGAGTCCCACGTGGGGGTGGCCTGGAGGCTACGGAACGAGATCCCCAATTCTCACATCCTGGACCAG TACCGCAACGCCAGCAACCCCCTCGCTCACTACGACACCACCGCCGAGGAGATCCTGCAGCAGTGTGACG GGAAGTTGGACATGCTGGTGGCTTCGGCGGGCACGGGTGGCACCATCACGGGCGTCGCCAGGAAGCTGAAGGAGAAATGCCCAGGGTGCAAA ATCATCGGGGTGGATCCCGAGGGTTCCATCCTCGCAGAGCCCGAGGAGCTGAACCAGTCGGAGCAGACGGTCTACGAGGTGGAAGGGATCGGCTACGACTTCATCCCCACGGTGCTGGACCGGACG GTGGTGGACAAGTGGTTCAAGAGCAACGACGAGGAGGCCTTTGCCTTCGCCCGGATGCTGATTGCACAGGAGGGGCTGCTGTGCG GTGGCAGTGCCGGCAGCGCCATGTCGGTGGCCGTGAAGGCTGCCCAGGAGCTGCAGGAGGGCCAGCGCTGCGTGGTGATTCTGCCGGACTCGGTGCGCAACTACAT GTCCAAATTCCTGAGTGACGAATGGATGATGCAGaagggcttcctgaaggaggaggACTTCACCGTGACGAAGCCGTG GTGGTGGCACCTGCGAGTTCAGGAGCTGAGCCTGTCGGCCCCGCTGATGGTGCTGCCCACGGTCACCTGCGAGCACACCATCGAGATCCTCCGCGAGAAGGGCTTCGACCAGGTGCCCGTGGTCGACGAATCAGG GGTGATCCTGGGGATGGTGACCCTGGGGAACATGCTCTCGTCCCTGCTCGCTGGGAAGGTTCAGCCGTCAGACCAAGTTCGAAAAGTCCTCTATAAGCAGTTCAAACAG ATCCGGCTGACGGACCCGCTGGGCAAGCTGTCGCACATCCTGGAAACGGACCACTTCGCCCTGGTGGTCCACGAGCAGATCCAGT CGCGGGACCTGGCCTTGACGGGCGTGGTGGGGGGGCCCTCAG ACCACAGCAACGGCAAGTCCAGTCAGAGGCAGACGGTGTTCGGGGTCGTCACTGCCATCGACTTGCTGAGCTTCGTGGCCGCTCGGGAGCGCGACCGGAAGACCAAGTCAGGAAGCACCTCGGAGCCCAGACCTGCGGGGGCCACGGTACAGCTCTGA
- the CBS gene encoding cystathionine beta-synthase isoform X2, whose translation MSLAQRPACGRGRPNHCWMKRTRKVLGRATDGSTSVHTWLRPGRMWPAAGHWAALGHLHWGKWTQLGLPLPLLITSLVLRALDEKVSKGTPRKSGFTPPCEEPFTPSAQSARPLTFSQQNCLTKVLGSTDPSMPSETPQAETGSAGCPHLSGAHLGKGSLEKGPPGDKEAKERLWIRPDAPSKCSWQLGRPVTDSPHHHTVLTESPQILPDILKKIGDTPMVRINKIAKKFGLKCELLAKCEFFNAGGSVKDRISLRMIEDAERAGTLKPGDTIIEPTSGNTGIGLALAAAVKGYRCVIVMPEKMSTEKVDVLRALGAEIVRTPTTARFDSPESHVGVAWRLRNEIPNSHILDQYRNASNPLAHYDTTAEEILQQCDGKLDMLVASAGTGGTITGVARKLKEKCPGCKIIGVDPEGSILAEPEELNQSEQTVYEVEGIGYDFIPTVLDRTVVDKWFKSNDEEAFAFARMLIAQEGLLCGGSAGSAMSVAVKAAQELQEGQRCVVILPDSVRNYMSKFLSDEWMMQKGFLKEEDFTVTKPWWWHLRVQELSLSAPLMVLPTVTCEHTIEILREKGFDQVPVVDESGVILGMVTLGNMLSSLLAGKVQPSDQVRKVLYKQFKQIRLTDPLGKLSHILETDHFALVVHEQIQSRDLALTGVVGGPSDHSNGKSSQRQTVFGVVTAIDLLSFVAARERDRKTKSGSTSEPRPAGATVQL comes from the exons agcctggcacaaagGCCCGCCTGTGGCCGGGGACGGCCAAACCATTGCTGGATGAAGCGAACCCGCAAGGTGCTGGGCAGAGCCACTGACGGTTCCACATCTGTCCACACCTG GCTCAGGCCTGGGCGAATGTGGCCAGCCGCTGGGCACTGGGCTGCATTGGGCCACCTGCACTGGGGGAAATGGACCCAGCTGGGGCTGCCTCTGCCTTTGCTGATAACCAGCCTGGTTCTGCGTGCCCTGGATGAGAAGGTCAGCAAGGGAACGCCCCGAAAATCTGGATTTACACCTCCATGTGAGGAGCCCTTTACACCTTCAGCGCAGTCTGCTCGGCCACTCACCTTTTCACAGCAAAACTGCCTCACGAAGGTCTTGGGGAGCACAG ATCCCAGCATGCCTTCCGAGACACCCCAAGCAGAAACGGGGTCCGCAGGGTGCCCCCACCTCTCAGGGGCACACCTAGGGAAAGGGAGCCTGGAGAAGGGACCTCCGGGGGACAAGGAAGCCAAGGAGCGCCTGTGGATCCGTCCCGATGCCCCAAGCAAGTGTTCCTGGCAGCTGGGCAGGCCGGTCACTGACTCCCCTCATCACCACACTGTCTT GACCGAATCCCCCCAAATCTTGCCAGACATCCTGAAGAAAATCGGGGACACCCCCATGGTGAGAATCAATAAGATCGCAAAGAAATTCGGCCTCAAGTGCGAGCTCT TGGCCAAGTGTGAGTTCTTCAACGCGGGCGGGAGCGTGAAGGACCGTATCAGCCTGCGCATGATTGAGGACGCCGAGCGGGCCGGGACCCTGAAGCCCGGGGACACCATCATTGAGCCGACGTCCGGGAACACAG GGATCGGGCTGGCCCTGGCTGCCGCCGTGAAGGGTTACCGCTGCGTCATCGTGATGCCGGAGAAGATGAGCACGgagaag GTGGATGTGTTGCGGGCCCTGGGGGCCGAGATTGTGAGGACGCCCACCACGGCCAGATTTGACTCCCCGGAGTCCCACGTGGGGGTGGCCTGGAGGCTACGGAACGAGATCCCCAATTCTCACATCCTGGACCAG TACCGCAACGCCAGCAACCCCCTCGCTCACTACGACACCACCGCCGAGGAGATCCTGCAGCAGTGTGACG GGAAGTTGGACATGCTGGTGGCTTCGGCGGGCACGGGTGGCACCATCACGGGCGTCGCCAGGAAGCTGAAGGAGAAATGCCCAGGGTGCAAA ATCATCGGGGTGGATCCCGAGGGTTCCATCCTCGCAGAGCCCGAGGAGCTGAACCAGTCGGAGCAGACGGTCTACGAGGTGGAAGGGATCGGCTACGACTTCATCCCCACGGTGCTGGACCGGACG GTGGTGGACAAGTGGTTCAAGAGCAACGACGAGGAGGCCTTTGCCTTCGCCCGGATGCTGATTGCACAGGAGGGGCTGCTGTGCG GTGGCAGTGCCGGCAGCGCCATGTCGGTGGCCGTGAAGGCTGCCCAGGAGCTGCAGGAGGGCCAGCGCTGCGTGGTGATTCTGCCGGACTCGGTGCGCAACTACAT GTCCAAATTCCTGAGTGACGAATGGATGATGCAGaagggcttcctgaaggaggaggACTTCACCGTGACGAAGCCGTG GTGGTGGCACCTGCGAGTTCAGGAGCTGAGCCTGTCGGCCCCGCTGATGGTGCTGCCCACGGTCACCTGCGAGCACACCATCGAGATCCTCCGCGAGAAGGGCTTCGACCAGGTGCCCGTGGTCGACGAATCAGG GGTGATCCTGGGGATGGTGACCCTGGGGAACATGCTCTCGTCCCTGCTCGCTGGGAAGGTTCAGCCGTCAGACCAAGTTCGAAAAGTCCTCTATAAGCAGTTCAAACAG ATCCGGCTGACGGACCCGCTGGGCAAGCTGTCGCACATCCTGGAAACGGACCACTTCGCCCTGGTGGTCCACGAGCAGATCCAGT CGCGGGACCTGGCCTTGACGGGCGTGGTGGGGGGGCCCTCAG ACCACAGCAACGGCAAGTCCAGTCAGAGGCAGACGGTGTTCGGGGTCGTCACTGCCATCGACTTGCTGAGCTTCGTGGCCGCTCGGGAGCGCGACCGGAAGACCAAGTCAGGAAGCACCTCGGAGCCCAGACCTGCGGGGGCCACGGTACAGCTCTGA
- the CBS gene encoding cystathionine beta-synthase isoform X1, producing MWPAAGHWAALGHLHWGKWTQLGLPLPLLITSLVLRALDEKVSKGTPRKSGFTPPCEEPFTPSAQSARPLTFSQQNCLTKVLGSTDPSMPSETPQAETGSAGCPHLSGAHLGKGSLEKGPPGDKEAKERLWIRPDAPSKCSWQLGRPVTDSPHHHTVLTESPQILPDILKKIGDTPMVRINKIAKKFGLKCELLAKCEFFNAGGSVKDRISLRMIEDAERAGTLKPGDTIIEPTSGNTGIGLALAAAVKGYRCVIVMPEKMSTEKVDVLRALGAEIVRTPTTARFDSPESHVGVAWRLRNEIPNSHILDQYRNASNPLAHYDTTAEEILQQCDGKLDMLVASAGTGGTITGVARKLKEKCPGCKIIGVDPEGSILAEPEELNQSEQTVYEVEGIGYDFIPTVLDRTVVDKWFKSNDEEAFAFARMLIAQEGLLCGGSAGSAMSVAVKAAQELQEGQRCVVILPDSVRNYMSKFLSDEWMMQKGFLKEEDFTVTKPWWWHLRVQELSLSAPLMVLPTVTCEHTIEILREKGFDQVPVVDESGVILGMVTLGNMLSSLLAGKVQPSDQVRKVLYKQFKQIRLTDPLGKLSHILETDHFALVVHEQIQYHSNGKSSQRQTVFGVVTAIDLLSFVAARERDRKTKSGSTSEPRPAGATVQL from the exons ATGTGGCCAGCCGCTGGGCACTGGGCTGCATTGGGCCACCTGCACTGGGGGAAATGGACCCAGCTGGGGCTGCCTCTGCCTTTGCTGATAACCAGCCTGGTTCTGCGTGCCCTGGATGAGAAGGTCAGCAAGGGAACGCCCCGAAAATCTGGATTTACACCTCCATGTGAGGAGCCCTTTACACCTTCAGCGCAGTCTGCTCGGCCACTCACCTTTTCACAGCAAAACTGCCTCACGAAGGTCTTGGGGAGCACAG ATCCCAGCATGCCTTCCGAGACACCCCAAGCAGAAACGGGGTCCGCAGGGTGCCCCCACCTCTCAGGGGCACACCTAGGGAAAGGGAGCCTGGAGAAGGGACCTCCGGGGGACAAGGAAGCCAAGGAGCGCCTGTGGATCCGTCCCGATGCCCCAAGCAAGTGTTCCTGGCAGCTGGGCAGGCCGGTCACTGACTCCCCTCATCACCACACTGTCTT GACCGAATCCCCCCAAATCTTGCCAGACATCCTGAAGAAAATCGGGGACACCCCCATGGTGAGAATCAATAAGATCGCAAAGAAATTCGGCCTCAAGTGCGAGCTCT TGGCCAAGTGTGAGTTCTTCAACGCGGGCGGGAGCGTGAAGGACCGTATCAGCCTGCGCATGATTGAGGACGCCGAGCGGGCCGGGACCCTGAAGCCCGGGGACACCATCATTGAGCCGACGTCCGGGAACACAG GGATCGGGCTGGCCCTGGCTGCCGCCGTGAAGGGTTACCGCTGCGTCATCGTGATGCCGGAGAAGATGAGCACGgagaag GTGGATGTGTTGCGGGCCCTGGGGGCCGAGATTGTGAGGACGCCCACCACGGCCAGATTTGACTCCCCGGAGTCCCACGTGGGGGTGGCCTGGAGGCTACGGAACGAGATCCCCAATTCTCACATCCTGGACCAG TACCGCAACGCCAGCAACCCCCTCGCTCACTACGACACCACCGCCGAGGAGATCCTGCAGCAGTGTGACG GGAAGTTGGACATGCTGGTGGCTTCGGCGGGCACGGGTGGCACCATCACGGGCGTCGCCAGGAAGCTGAAGGAGAAATGCCCAGGGTGCAAA ATCATCGGGGTGGATCCCGAGGGTTCCATCCTCGCAGAGCCCGAGGAGCTGAACCAGTCGGAGCAGACGGTCTACGAGGTGGAAGGGATCGGCTACGACTTCATCCCCACGGTGCTGGACCGGACG GTGGTGGACAAGTGGTTCAAGAGCAACGACGAGGAGGCCTTTGCCTTCGCCCGGATGCTGATTGCACAGGAGGGGCTGCTGTGCG GTGGCAGTGCCGGCAGCGCCATGTCGGTGGCCGTGAAGGCTGCCCAGGAGCTGCAGGAGGGCCAGCGCTGCGTGGTGATTCTGCCGGACTCGGTGCGCAACTACAT GTCCAAATTCCTGAGTGACGAATGGATGATGCAGaagggcttcctgaaggaggaggACTTCACCGTGACGAAGCCGTG GTGGTGGCACCTGCGAGTTCAGGAGCTGAGCCTGTCGGCCCCGCTGATGGTGCTGCCCACGGTCACCTGCGAGCACACCATCGAGATCCTCCGCGAGAAGGGCTTCGACCAGGTGCCCGTGGTCGACGAATCAGG GGTGATCCTGGGGATGGTGACCCTGGGGAACATGCTCTCGTCCCTGCTCGCTGGGAAGGTTCAGCCGTCAGACCAAGTTCGAAAAGTCCTCTATAAGCAGTTCAAACAG ATCCGGCTGACGGACCCGCTGGGCAAGCTGTCGCACATCCTGGAAACGGACCACTTCGCCCTGGTGGTCCACGAGCAGATCCAGT ACCACAGCAACGGCAAGTCCAGTCAGAGGCAGACGGTGTTCGGGGTCGTCACTGCCATCGACTTGCTGAGCTTCGTGGCCGCTCGGGAGCGCGACCGGAAGACCAAGTCAGGAAGCACCTCGGAGCCCAGACCTGCGGGGGCCACGGTACAGCTCTGA
- the CBS gene encoding cystathionine beta-synthase isoform X5, translating into MPSETPQAETGSAGCPHLSGAHLGKGSLEKGPPGDKEAKERLWIRPDAPSKCSWQLGRPVTDSPHHHTVLTESPQILPDILKKIGDTPMVRINKIAKKFGLKCELLAKCEFFNAGGSVKDRISLRMIEDAERAGTLKPGDTIIEPTSGNTGIGLALAAAVKGYRCVIVMPEKMSTEKVDVLRALGAEIVRTPTTARFDSPESHVGVAWRLRNEIPNSHILDQYRNASNPLAHYDTTAEEILQQCDGKLDMLVASAGTGGTITGVARKLKEKCPGCKIIGVDPEGSILAEPEELNQSEQTVYEVEGIGYDFIPTVLDRTVVDKWFKSNDEEAFAFARMLIAQEGLLCGGSAGSAMSVAVKAAQELQEGQRCVVILPDSVRNYMSKFLSDEWMMQKGFLKEEDFTVTKPWWWHLRVQELSLSAPLMVLPTVTCEHTIEILREKGFDQVPVVDESGVILGMVTLGNMLSSLLAGKVQPSDQVRKVLYKQFKQIRLTDPLGKLSHILETDHFALVVHEQIQYHSNGKSSQRQTVFGVVTAIDLLSFVAARERDRKTKSGSTSEPRPAGATVQL; encoded by the exons ATGCCTTCCGAGACACCCCAAGCAGAAACGGGGTCCGCAGGGTGCCCCCACCTCTCAGGGGCACACCTAGGGAAAGGGAGCCTGGAGAAGGGACCTCCGGGGGACAAGGAAGCCAAGGAGCGCCTGTGGATCCGTCCCGATGCCCCAAGCAAGTGTTCCTGGCAGCTGGGCAGGCCGGTCACTGACTCCCCTCATCACCACACTGTCTT GACCGAATCCCCCCAAATCTTGCCAGACATCCTGAAGAAAATCGGGGACACCCCCATGGTGAGAATCAATAAGATCGCAAAGAAATTCGGCCTCAAGTGCGAGCTCT TGGCCAAGTGTGAGTTCTTCAACGCGGGCGGGAGCGTGAAGGACCGTATCAGCCTGCGCATGATTGAGGACGCCGAGCGGGCCGGGACCCTGAAGCCCGGGGACACCATCATTGAGCCGACGTCCGGGAACACAG GGATCGGGCTGGCCCTGGCTGCCGCCGTGAAGGGTTACCGCTGCGTCATCGTGATGCCGGAGAAGATGAGCACGgagaag GTGGATGTGTTGCGGGCCCTGGGGGCCGAGATTGTGAGGACGCCCACCACGGCCAGATTTGACTCCCCGGAGTCCCACGTGGGGGTGGCCTGGAGGCTACGGAACGAGATCCCCAATTCTCACATCCTGGACCAG TACCGCAACGCCAGCAACCCCCTCGCTCACTACGACACCACCGCCGAGGAGATCCTGCAGCAGTGTGACG GGAAGTTGGACATGCTGGTGGCTTCGGCGGGCACGGGTGGCACCATCACGGGCGTCGCCAGGAAGCTGAAGGAGAAATGCCCAGGGTGCAAA ATCATCGGGGTGGATCCCGAGGGTTCCATCCTCGCAGAGCCCGAGGAGCTGAACCAGTCGGAGCAGACGGTCTACGAGGTGGAAGGGATCGGCTACGACTTCATCCCCACGGTGCTGGACCGGACG GTGGTGGACAAGTGGTTCAAGAGCAACGACGAGGAGGCCTTTGCCTTCGCCCGGATGCTGATTGCACAGGAGGGGCTGCTGTGCG GTGGCAGTGCCGGCAGCGCCATGTCGGTGGCCGTGAAGGCTGCCCAGGAGCTGCAGGAGGGCCAGCGCTGCGTGGTGATTCTGCCGGACTCGGTGCGCAACTACAT GTCCAAATTCCTGAGTGACGAATGGATGATGCAGaagggcttcctgaaggaggaggACTTCACCGTGACGAAGCCGTG GTGGTGGCACCTGCGAGTTCAGGAGCTGAGCCTGTCGGCCCCGCTGATGGTGCTGCCCACGGTCACCTGCGAGCACACCATCGAGATCCTCCGCGAGAAGGGCTTCGACCAGGTGCCCGTGGTCGACGAATCAGG GGTGATCCTGGGGATGGTGACCCTGGGGAACATGCTCTCGTCCCTGCTCGCTGGGAAGGTTCAGCCGTCAGACCAAGTTCGAAAAGTCCTCTATAAGCAGTTCAAACAG ATCCGGCTGACGGACCCGCTGGGCAAGCTGTCGCACATCCTGGAAACGGACCACTTCGCCCTGGTGGTCCACGAGCAGATCCAGT ACCACAGCAACGGCAAGTCCAGTCAGAGGCAGACGGTGTTCGGGGTCGTCACTGCCATCGACTTGCTGAGCTTCGTGGCCGCTCGGGAGCGCGACCGGAAGACCAAGTCAGGAAGCACCTCGGAGCCCAGACCTGCGGGGGCCACGGTACAGCTCTGA
- the CBS gene encoding cystathionine beta-synthase isoform X3: protein MWPAAGHWAALGHLHWGKWTQLGLPLPLLITSLVLRALDEKVSKGTPRKSGFTPPCEEPFTPSAQSARPLTFSQQNCLTKVLGSTDPSMPSETPQAETGSAGCPHLSGAHLGKGSLEKGPPGDKEAKERLWIRPDAPSKCSWQLGRPVTDSPHHHTVLTESPQILPDILKKIGDTPMVRINKIAKKFGLKCELLAKCEFFNAGGSVKDRISLRMIEDAERAGTLKPGDTIIEPTSGNTGIGLALAAAVKGYRCVIVMPEKMSTEKVDVLRALGAEIVRTPTTARFDSPESHVGVAWRLRNEIPNSHILDQYRNASNPLAHYDTTAEEILQQCDGKLDMLVASAGTGGTITGVARKLKEKCPGCKIIGVDPEGSILAEPEELNQSEQTVYEVEGIGYDFIPTVLDRTVVDKWFKSNDEEAFAFARMLIAQEGLLCGGSAGSAMSVAVKAAQELQEGQRCVVILPDSVRNYMSKFLSDEWMMQKGFLKEEDFTVTKPWWWHLRVQELSLSAPLMVLPTVTCEHTIEILREKGFDQVPVVDESGVILGMVTLGNMLSSLLAGKVQPSDQVRKVLYKQFKQIRLTDPLGKLSHILETDHFALVVHEQIQSRDLALTGVVGGPSDHSNGKSSQRQTVFGVVTAIDLLSFVAARERDRKTKSGSTSEPRPAGATVQL from the exons ATGTGGCCAGCCGCTGGGCACTGGGCTGCATTGGGCCACCTGCACTGGGGGAAATGGACCCAGCTGGGGCTGCCTCTGCCTTTGCTGATAACCAGCCTGGTTCTGCGTGCCCTGGATGAGAAGGTCAGCAAGGGAACGCCCCGAAAATCTGGATTTACACCTCCATGTGAGGAGCCCTTTACACCTTCAGCGCAGTCTGCTCGGCCACTCACCTTTTCACAGCAAAACTGCCTCACGAAGGTCTTGGGGAGCACAG ATCCCAGCATGCCTTCCGAGACACCCCAAGCAGAAACGGGGTCCGCAGGGTGCCCCCACCTCTCAGGGGCACACCTAGGGAAAGGGAGCCTGGAGAAGGGACCTCCGGGGGACAAGGAAGCCAAGGAGCGCCTGTGGATCCGTCCCGATGCCCCAAGCAAGTGTTCCTGGCAGCTGGGCAGGCCGGTCACTGACTCCCCTCATCACCACACTGTCTT GACCGAATCCCCCCAAATCTTGCCAGACATCCTGAAGAAAATCGGGGACACCCCCATGGTGAGAATCAATAAGATCGCAAAGAAATTCGGCCTCAAGTGCGAGCTCT TGGCCAAGTGTGAGTTCTTCAACGCGGGCGGGAGCGTGAAGGACCGTATCAGCCTGCGCATGATTGAGGACGCCGAGCGGGCCGGGACCCTGAAGCCCGGGGACACCATCATTGAGCCGACGTCCGGGAACACAG GGATCGGGCTGGCCCTGGCTGCCGCCGTGAAGGGTTACCGCTGCGTCATCGTGATGCCGGAGAAGATGAGCACGgagaag GTGGATGTGTTGCGGGCCCTGGGGGCCGAGATTGTGAGGACGCCCACCACGGCCAGATTTGACTCCCCGGAGTCCCACGTGGGGGTGGCCTGGAGGCTACGGAACGAGATCCCCAATTCTCACATCCTGGACCAG TACCGCAACGCCAGCAACCCCCTCGCTCACTACGACACCACCGCCGAGGAGATCCTGCAGCAGTGTGACG GGAAGTTGGACATGCTGGTGGCTTCGGCGGGCACGGGTGGCACCATCACGGGCGTCGCCAGGAAGCTGAAGGAGAAATGCCCAGGGTGCAAA ATCATCGGGGTGGATCCCGAGGGTTCCATCCTCGCAGAGCCCGAGGAGCTGAACCAGTCGGAGCAGACGGTCTACGAGGTGGAAGGGATCGGCTACGACTTCATCCCCACGGTGCTGGACCGGACG GTGGTGGACAAGTGGTTCAAGAGCAACGACGAGGAGGCCTTTGCCTTCGCCCGGATGCTGATTGCACAGGAGGGGCTGCTGTGCG GTGGCAGTGCCGGCAGCGCCATGTCGGTGGCCGTGAAGGCTGCCCAGGAGCTGCAGGAGGGCCAGCGCTGCGTGGTGATTCTGCCGGACTCGGTGCGCAACTACAT GTCCAAATTCCTGAGTGACGAATGGATGATGCAGaagggcttcctgaaggaggaggACTTCACCGTGACGAAGCCGTG GTGGTGGCACCTGCGAGTTCAGGAGCTGAGCCTGTCGGCCCCGCTGATGGTGCTGCCCACGGTCACCTGCGAGCACACCATCGAGATCCTCCGCGAGAAGGGCTTCGACCAGGTGCCCGTGGTCGACGAATCAGG GGTGATCCTGGGGATGGTGACCCTGGGGAACATGCTCTCGTCCCTGCTCGCTGGGAAGGTTCAGCCGTCAGACCAAGTTCGAAAAGTCCTCTATAAGCAGTTCAAACAG ATCCGGCTGACGGACCCGCTGGGCAAGCTGTCGCACATCCTGGAAACGGACCACTTCGCCCTGGTGGTCCACGAGCAGATCCAGT CGCGGGACCTGGCCTTGACGGGCGTGGTGGGGGGGCCCTCAG ACCACAGCAACGGCAAGTCCAGTCAGAGGCAGACGGTGTTCGGGGTCGTCACTGCCATCGACTTGCTGAGCTTCGTGGCCGCTCGGGAGCGCGACCGGAAGACCAAGTCAGGAAGCACCTCGGAGCCCAGACCTGCGGGGGCCACGGTACAGCTCTGA